In a genomic window of Pirellulales bacterium:
- a CDS encoding ThuA domain-containing protein — protein sequence MTNTFAAAVTLWGLLMPMAGEPGSIKALVVTGYCQPTHNWKETTAALQDVYKTDARFDLRVVEDPAFLESPALANYDVVLLNFEDYQRPNPGDKARANLQQFVESGKGVVLLHSACAAWNESPEFVTIAGRIWKEGVSGNDPKGAFKVDVLKTENPIVKGLESYDTDDELFYSLEGAQAIEVLATAKSKITGKDEPMAFIFPLAKGRVFNITLGHDAASLHVAGTMELLRRGAAWAAGQPAVPEAPAAPAAQAAPDPAAPAAS from the coding sequence ATGACCAACACGTTCGCGGCGGCGGTCACGCTTTGGGGTTTGTTGATGCCCATGGCGGGCGAGCCAGGTTCCATCAAGGCCTTGGTGGTCACCGGCTATTGCCAGCCCACCCACAACTGGAAGGAAACCACCGCGGCGCTGCAAGACGTCTACAAGACCGATGCGCGCTTCGATCTGCGCGTGGTCGAAGATCCCGCCTTTCTGGAGTCTCCCGCGCTCGCGAATTACGACGTGGTGCTGCTCAACTTCGAGGACTACCAGCGCCCCAATCCGGGCGATAAAGCCCGCGCCAATTTGCAGCAATTCGTCGAGTCGGGCAAAGGCGTGGTGCTGCTGCACTCGGCCTGCGCCGCCTGGAACGAGTCGCCGGAGTTCGTCACGATCGCCGGGCGCATCTGGAAAGAAGGGGTGAGTGGCAACGATCCCAAGGGCGCCTTCAAGGTCGATGTCCTCAAGACCGAAAACCCCATCGTCAAAGGACTCGAATCGTACGACACCGACGACGAGTTGTTCTATTCGCTCGAAGGGGCCCAGGCGATCGAGGTGCTGGCCACTGCCAAATCTAAGATCACCGGCAAGGACGAGCCGATGGCCTTCATCTTTCCGCTCGCCAAGGGACGCGTCTTCAACATCACCTTAGGGCACGATGCGGCGTCGCTGCACGTTGCCGGAACCATGGAACTGTTGCGACGCGGCGCCGCCTGGGCCGCTGGCCAACCCGCCGTGCCAGAGGCCCCAGCAGCGCCGGCCGCGCAAGCAGCGCCCGATCCGGCCGCACCCGCAGCCAGTTAA